The DNA segment TCCTCCAGTCCCTGAACCATTGCGACTCCTCCTCTCCTTCAGGGTTCGGTGCTTGTCATTGGTCATTAGTCAAACCCCTCGCGCTGATCTGATTAGCGTCCAATTTGGAATCTGCCGACAACACACTTCCAGGTTGAAGACCGGCCGTATTCAGTGAGGTTGAGTTTGAGAATGACAATTTGATGACTTTATAAGACGTACCACATGATACATCCAAAAAGTTAGAATTGCATACTTGTCATGCTCACACACAATTAGCCCCAAGCTCATTATGCATgtctttgggtggggggggtgatTGGTGACCCTGAGAGCATGACCCAAGGGGACATTCGGGAGTTAAGGGGATAGGAGGTGGAGGGGGGGCAACAGTGCGGTGGTCCAAAGTAACTTCTGGGTGCCCCTGCTGATTGCATTCACAAGTTTCAAGATTCCTCATAGATTGTGCAAATGTTAAAGAAGCGTTATTCAAGTGAGCCTATATCTTGATTATCTCAACTGATGTTTGATACTAGCCAAAATAGTCTTTCATAAAAAGTCATAGTACGTCAAACTTCACTTGGCAATATCCGTAACCTGGAAaggatttaaatgtttttttttttttctcccaatcagaaattaagattttttttttttttaaagataagtAAAAGATGTGATGAGAACTTTCCCTCCGCATCCCCAGCAGAAGTCAGTCCCAAGAGGTTTGATTTCCCTCCAAAATTTTAACTCCATTGTGGATGAGTCCCCCTCCTCCACCACATGCCAGTCAAACCACAACAGCAGCCGCAATCCAGCCCCCAAGCCGCCACATATCAATCCACGCTGTGTGTTTTACGAAggtgctgtgcatgtgtgtgtgtgttgtctctCCCCCTGCCCCCCAAGGGCTGTGGAGgttttttgtaaaaacaaagcagctttttcaaaacaaacaaagctttttaaatggaactcattgtgtgtgttttttttttttacaggtttcACGCGAGTGAGCCAGTCAACTTGCTGGAGAGGAGCTGCAATCATCTTGTAGAACGAAGGTGTGTGTGACTTTTGCAACACATTTTTGTCAGGAAGGAAATATAACTAATGATAAACAGTGaaataacactttttttttctcaactatTTTAAATTTTCCTTTTCTGTTTGTATGCAAATGTCCTCTCCTGTCATGTAAAGGGCGGTTGCAAACTTTGTGAGCAGGTGTTTAACATTTGCATTTCTTTTGACACATTTATCCAAAAGGTAAACAGTTTGCCCCGTGTCGCTCGTGTTGCGGGTAAAACATTGGAGGCTAATTAGCGGAACCACGCGCGCTTTCTGAATAACCAAGTTTCCTCAACTTGCATCATTATTTTACGTCGGCGTTCATCGTGCATTCAACCACTTTTGCAAAGAGTCTATGAGCCTCTTCCTCGGTCAAAATGAGCAAGCCCACTCAGCAAAGGGCCGGCCATATAGATGAatgctgcttttgttttgcccaTTTGAACCTGAGAAGACTGTGTTCATCCTTTTTGGCTTGTCAGGCGCTTTTTTTGGCACCATAACCAAACGGGAGAGCGACTACGGCTCACATAGGGAGAATCAATCAGGAAGTGGCTGCCTTTGAGCTGTGCCAGAGGAGCTGGGCAACTTCCTCATCTTGTTGCCAAGGTGACGGGAACCTCAGCCAGCTGGTGCAGCGGGTTTGAAGGGAGTGGAGCGGCAACGGCGGTTGGGACAGAAGACACAATGACGACCGGTTTAAATGTAAACACTTGAAACGACTTTGGATTGAAAACTGAAACTTTTCAATGCTCCCAATCTATTGCGATGACCTTGTAGCCAAACATTTAGCATCCCTGTGCTAGTGGTCCTAGGTTGGGTCGGACTTCTGTAGGATCAGACTGCCGTAAAAAAGTAAACACAGCTGGGGACACACACAGCAGTGGTGCATGTACCCCCCTTCGCCCCCACTCCGCCCCCCGCCTTTACTCCACTCGTTTATTTCCCAGTGTGTTTGCTTTAGGGATGTGCACTAATCTTCACTCAAGCCTTTGCAGAGGCTTCGCAACCTGGGATAAAAGTGACAATCACTAGCTTGCTAAGTCACCCCAGGCTAAATCGGAATGTTCTTTGTATTCTGAAGGCCCATAGAGGGCACAGGAGGTCATCTATAGATTGATGTGTGTTGGCTGCATTTTCTTCATGGGTGGGATGCccctagaattttttttttatactgattCTACTTTAATATCATTGCACAGGATCTTAAGCCATAATAATGGGAACAAGTCAGAACctatcaattaaataaaataccACTGTGGACTAGTGGTAAAGCATCTTCCTCATCTAATCCTAAAACAAAATTGATTTGTAATATAGATGAGTGTAGAACGCCCTCTTTTGGTTCTACTCTGTACTGCAGCTTTTGAAATatgctcagttttttttttctgtggaatAGGATATGGTCTTTCTCTTTCAATACAGGATACTGATAGATATACACGCAAAAGATGGACTTAAAAGAATGAAAAGCCATCTAAGTAATCAAACTAGCGTATAAAGTGCCCATTCCGGCTTCCGTCGCGTGACGTCAGCAGAACAACAACCTGTCATGATTGCTCACGAGAGAGAAATTTAATCCAGAAACATTGTAAaaccaatatttatttttaaaaaacagtTTGAATGTGAGCCGTCTCTCGGTAGGTGAGCAATTTAACTACCGCTATTTAACACGAGTAAACTGAACCGCTGCCCTCGCCATGACATAAATAAGAGCCACCGAACGTTCGAGCTAATTTAGCGTTgttgttagcttaatgctaatcgGGTTTTTAACGGCCCGCTGTTATTTTTGCATGACTGGCTTTGCCCAACTGTGCTTTCATTAACATTTAATTGTCTGCAGTGTTAATAGCATTTCTTCGTCTATTATGCGTCGCCAAGTGAATTGTCACGATAGCATTGTGCTAGGTGGCTAACCAGCGAGCGTCCATTACTCAGCGTAAAGTCAACGCTTTGATAAACGGACGCAAGTGGCAACCTTTCCACTTGCTCCGTGTGTGTTCTAAacttgaaagtgtttttttgttttctcgaGATATTACTGACGTCCGTCTCGCGAAGAGTTAACACGTCGGTTGTCCTCGCCCTGCTGTCTTTAATGCCtgtcagtcagcgaaataaccCCCAAAAATCcgctttgttgtttgtttgcaaAAAGGACACGCATTGCAGTTGCGTTGCGGGAACTAACCCACATGCTGTCTTTGGGGTGGACAGTGTTGGAGATCCAGGCGGGGACAGGGCCTTTTTGAGCCTGTCTGTTGAGCCAGCCGAAGAGACGGGGAACAGGATTGGGAAGCAGGGCGAGGCGGGCCCCGCGGAGCCGGTGGAGAAGATGGCCGGCAGCCCGGAGAAGAGTTCCACCGCGCAGGAGCTAAAGGAGCAGGGGAACCGCCTGTTCCTCTGCCGCAAGTATCAAGAGGCTGCGACATGCTACAGCAAGGCCATTGTGAGTAAATCCTCTTGTCATGAACACATATGTTCCTTCGAATGTCTATGTATAACGCTGGTGTGATGTCCTGCCTTCCAGAACCGTAACCCCTCCGTGGCAGTGTACTACACTAACCGAGCCCTTTGCCACGTGAAGCTGCAGCAGCATGACAAGGCTCTAACCGACTGTAAGCACGCTCTGGAGCTGGATACCCAGTCGGTCAAGGCCCACTTTTTCCTGGGCCAGTGTCACCTGGAGCTGGAGAACTACGACGAAGCCATCGGGAACCTGCAGAAAGGTCCGAATAAACTCagcagtgggggaaaaaaataaatcacaaatgtCTTTAAAATGTGGTTAAAAAtgtgctgtttattttttgtagCATACAATCTGGCAAAGGAACAGAGGTTGAATTTTGGTGACGACATCCCCGGCGCTTTACGCATCGCCAAGAAGAAGCGTTGGAACAGCATCGAGGAGAAGCGCATCAACCAGGAGAACGCGCTTCACGCCTACTTGAGCAAACTCATACTAGCAGAGAAGGAGCGGTGAGGGCGTCTAGTGAgcaagcctgttttttttttcttcttcttcaacagATGACTAATGTACTATCACGTTGTACCGCAGACAACTTGAAGACTACAAAGAAAAGCAGGATGACGATCACATTGGTGGTGATGTGGCCAAGATTGCATCCAAACATGTACGTTTGAATATGTCGGTGACCTCCATTTTGTGACCGTGATACACTTTAATAATTAGTTCCTAATCTATGACCCAATCAGGACAAGTACTTAATGGACATGGATGAGTTGTTCTCGCAGGTGGATGAAAAGAGAAAAGTGAGTACCATCTGCAAAGAAATCGtgacactttatttttttttggttgatgATGATAATTGAAATTTAGAGGCTGCAGTCACTAAGGGCCTTTTTGTACAAATTAAAATTTCACAAAGTGAGTCCCAAGCACTGCACGCATCCTCTCCCAACAGAAACGGGAGATTCCCGACTATCTGTGCGGAAAGATCAGTTTTGAGCTCATGAGGGAGCCGTGCATCACACCGAGTGGGATCACCTATGACCGCAAAGACATTGAAGAGCACCTCCAGGTACCAAATACACTCACTTAGCAGGGGACTAGCCCGACCAAATGGCTTTCTGGTCAAAGTTGTGACTTGTTAGTGATTAGTTGCTTTCAAAGGAAACACAATTCAACATAGCAGTTATTAAGAAACCTGTAGGCAAATCTTAAACATCAAATACAGTGGAGCATTGATTTGCCCCAACTTGAAAGTTTTTAAGTTACAACCCATTGCTTGGTTGAGCTAATTTAACGCGAGTGCATCGATACACAAAGAAATTAATTTCTTTGGTGTTTGAATGAAATGTCTTGTTTTCAATACTGTCAAGTTCATATGTTTAAAAATGACCACAAGAACCTCATTGCATTTACCCTTTTGAATTCTGCTGCATCATATTGAATCGAATCATAATTCTACTTGATTGAATCGTTGCGCTTGAAAATCTACCGTTCTTGTATTGCTGCGCATGTATGGAGATGTGTATCGAAATAATCTTTCAAGAAGCTctgtttgcaatttttttttgcaaccgcGTGCATAATGTTAGAAGCCCTGGCAAAATACCAACATTCTCTGAGTGCAAGCTCTCGCGGCTCAGTGAGGTACGGGCTTCATAAGACACTCGGCATATGGTTGGTCCCGAAAGCAAaatggggaaaagaaaaaaaatttttttcctcaaactGGTAGTAATGAATctaaatgggggaaaaaaatcaagcaagaaCCAAACTGAAAGTAAAATTTTAAGTTGCAAAAAGGCTGTTTGCCTCATATGCTACGCCCCCCTCCTTCCTTGGTTTAAAGCTCTACTCGCGAGTAGAACAAAAGTGTTGTAGTTTTGCGGCAATTTCAACATCCCGTTTTAACCCTTCAGCGAGTGGGCCATTTCGACCCGGTCACTCGAAGCCCCTTGACCCAGGACCAGCTGATCCCCAACCTGGCCATGAAGGAAGTCATCGATGCCTTTATCCAGGAGAACGGATGGGTGGAGGACTACTAGATGGATcccctctcctttttttttgtccatctgGAGTTTATGCGAGACTGTAGAGATGTGGCGCCTTGCCTGGATGTGAACTGTCACAATTTGGCACCGGGAAGCCGACGCGGACCTCGTAGCCCGTCCCGTTCTCTTTGCGTCCCAAATGTGTGAGGCTGTGTTTGTGGCCCGCTACTCCCTTTAACGTTGTCTACTTCAGTTTACGTTTTCGCTCCCCAATGTATGGTCGCTCTCAGGTCTCTTCCCTCTACTTTTATCCATTTTTATCTCCAGTGCCACAATCACCGAATGCTGAATGCTCCCCTGTCGGTCATGTGActgtcaaaagaaaacaaatcagaATTATTCATTCTTAACACTTTGACCTGAAATGGTAACTATGCCAAAAAAATAATCGTTATATGTGACCACTTTGTATGCAAGTTTACACAATGTCATTGGGGAgtggtggttaaaaaaaaatatatatatattccaagTTAAACTGTGTTTATCAGTTGTCAGCTCCGCCTGTAGGTGGCGCCACAATCCCTCACCCCAAGCTGTGTGCGTTGACATTTTTAGTGAGTTCTTGTCGCATCATGCATGTGAGCATTTATTCCATATCCAGCTTAGGAACTGTGTACTAGTATCCTCTTTGTCTTCTTTGAGTAGGACTTCTTTGGTGTACCAGAACACGTTACTCGTGAGGTGAATTTCACATGAATTGCACGCTCCAAGATCTTGACAAGAATAATTTCTATTTCTCTTTTCACCTCATGCACATTTTTGCCTCACCAGTAACATGTAATTGTCCCACTCGTATACCGAAGTTGTACTCActgaattttattaattaaagcAAAGAGTGTAGTAGTACATGGACCATAAGATGGATATTAAGGCTTGCTAGCCACTTAAGTGAAGACAATTGAGATGAATGTATGCATTCTGTGTTTAGCGCTAAAAATCTCTTTCAACAGGACACTTTTTGAAATCAGCAGCGTTCACATTGCTGCATATTCCTTAACGTCAGCTGAGGTTGACCCATACACGTGCTTTAAACGGCAACGTTTGTCACTTGCGCCGTGAAATCTCCCCCAAAGTGACTGCTCTCTCTACTAGAAAcacaaaaaagcatttgatttgTCGGACCCCTCTCGTCATTGCTGTTAATTTGAAGCGTCTCCTTGACGGCTAGCAAAAACAATCACCAGTTGGGAGCGAATCCAGAAGCCTAAAACGTCCGTGTCATCCTCCAAATTGTTAAAAATGCTGGAAGCGCATCGTCTGTCACGCATACTTCCGTTTTCCCGGAGGTTCTGTAACAGTTCTTTACGGAACTTCTAGCCCGGTGGCTCTCAGAAGGTGTAAAGAATTAGCTTGTCTTAGTTTTTGACAAAAGATGGTTCTTTGATTCTCTTGACGTATTTCAGCTTAAAAGTGTATTAAATGTAGATATGTTGATAACATGAAggtcctgtttttctttttactgtggTATTGGACACTGAAGTATCATTTGAGAGACATCAACCCCCAATTTTCTTGGATATTTTTTGTGCAGCCCGACGAGCCGAAACAGCGTTAAACAGGCAAAATtccccatttttattttttattattaatccaTCTCGGGGAGACAATTTTGCCACTTGCAGTTGACTGAACCCGTTGACGGCGactggcaaaatggctgcccccagTGATCAATAAAAACTGgtgaattttgttgcttaactcATTCCACAAATCCAATATTAATCATTTGGAACTAGAGGGGGCACATacaagttatttaaaaaaaaaaaaaaaaaaaaaaaagaggttgaCTTTCCTTTAACCCATGCTCCACATTGGTATCGTATTTTTGGTATGACTTCAATTCAGAAGGTTAAAGGTTACGACAGCCATACGACATTGCAGATGACATGAACCTGTGAATAAATGACagttatttcaaatattttggaaATGATTTGTTCTCTTATAGTTTGCATTGTCAAATAAAGGTCCAGAAATCGTATCTTCAAAAATCACGTTGCTTCAAAATTGTAATTTCTGAATACCAATGTTAACTTCTTAACGTCCTATTCAGCTCAGTACTTACTAATTTTAGTTTCACAGTAAAAAGActttaattatatattttttaaaaagtgctaGACTGCTAACATTGACCTGCAGCTATTGAACTGTTTTTAAAATCCTTCAAACAATTTGAAGCGGGCTCTCCCCTCTTGCTTTTATTATGATGTAAGTGGCATTGTGACCCTCGGTCGCAAAGGGTTGGCCATCAACACACATCTGTGAagtctgtgtgtgcgcgtatcAATCCCTCACTGAGCCTATTGTCTTGGCTGACATCACGGCCGGTACAAGGAGGGTAGAGGACAGAAAAGGCCATTACTTTGACTAGACCCGCGCACATCATGGCCATCATGGTAAGCGGATTTTCCAACAAGATTTGGTGACTTGTCCACTGACTACTGGTGTGTGTTGTTTGCAGAATATCCGTATGTTAGCCGTGCTTCTATTTGCCGTGTTTCCTTTGGCCTACTCCTCAACTAGGAAAGGTAAAATGATCCTGGTTTGGTCGTGTTGCTTTGGATCTGTCTTGCAGATCAAGCCGTCGAAGATGTTGTGGCCTAACTCGTTAGCGGTATTCAAAAACACTAACAGTCGTGTCACGTGGAGTCATGCGATTGTCGGTGACAAAATGACCCGCTTGTCCCATTTGCTCCAGTGGGTCTCGCCAGCAAAGTCCTGGTCTTCCCTTAC comes from the Syngnathus typhle isolate RoL2023-S1 ecotype Sweden linkage group LG18, RoL_Styp_1.0, whole genome shotgun sequence genome and includes:
- the stub1 gene encoding E3 ubiquitin-protein ligase CHIP isoform X1, which gives rise to MCIHWCFHCQKKIGSPGVTPCLHRFHASEPVNLLERSCNHLVERSVGDPGGDRAFLSLSVEPAEETGNRIGKQGEAGPAEPVEKMAGSPEKSSTAQELKEQGNRLFLCRKYQEAATCYSKAINRNPSVAVYYTNRALCHVKLQQHDKALTDCKHALELDTQSVKAHFFLGQCHLELENYDEAIGNLQKAYNLAKEQRLNFGDDIPGALRIAKKKRWNSIEEKRINQENALHAYLSKLILAEKERQLEDYKEKQDDDHIGGDVAKIASKHDKYLMDMDELFSQVDEKRKKREIPDYLCGKISFELMREPCITPSGITYDRKDIEEHLQRVGHFDPVTRSPLTQDQLIPNLAMKEVIDAFIQENGWVEDY
- the stub1 gene encoding E3 ubiquitin-protein ligase CHIP isoform X2: MAGSPEKSSTAQELKEQGNRLFLCRKYQEAATCYSKAINRNPSVAVYYTNRALCHVKLQQHDKALTDCKHALELDTQSVKAHFFLGQCHLELENYDEAIGNLQKAYNLAKEQRLNFGDDIPGALRIAKKKRWNSIEEKRINQENALHAYLSKLILAEKERQLEDYKEKQDDDHIGGDVAKIASKHDKYLMDMDELFSQVDEKRKKREIPDYLCGKISFELMREPCITPSGITYDRKDIEEHLQRVGHFDPVTRSPLTQDQLIPNLAMKEVIDAFIQENGWVEDY